Part of the Heliomicrobium gestii genome is shown below.
GCATCCTCTGGAATCAAGATTATACGCAGCAGTACATCGGAGAAGACGGACGCCCCTATGATAAGTATCCCAATTTCACCTTCGATTCTGTTAAAGATACGGGCGTAACGGTCAAGGTGCGGGTGCGGGGCGCCGATGTGGTCTGCAAAGTCCATAAGGTCGAGCAATACGGTAATGTGCCCCTCTACCTGCTGGATACCAATTTCCCTGGCAGCGAACATGGATGGATGACAAACCGTCTTTACGGCGGAGGCGCCCAGGATCGGATCGCCGCCGAGATCATCCTCGGGATCGGCGGCATCCGGGCCTTGCGCGCCCTGGATATTGATGTCGATATCTATCACATGAACGAGGGGCACGCCGTGTTTTGCGGCCTTGAACTGATTCGGGAAAAGATGAGGCAGGGGATGTCCTATAAGGACGCCCGGAGCGAGACACGCAAGCAGATCGTTTTTACCACCCATACGCCCGTCGAAGCGGGAAACGAAGTCCATGGCCATGATCTGCTCCAGCACATGGAGGTTTACAACGGCTTGACCTATGAGCAAGCCCGCGAGATCGGCGGCGATCCCTTCAACATGACAGCGGCCTCGCTGCGATTGTCCCATATCGCCAACGGGGTGTCCAAGCTGCACGGGCAGACGGCCTGCCGCATGTGGAAAGAAATCCGTGAATCTGCCTGCATCATCTCCATCACCAACGGGGTGCACCTGCAGACCTGGCAGGATGAGGGAATCCGGGACGCCTTCGAGCGTAAAGGCGATCTCTGGGCGGCCCACCAGGCGAACAAGGGCAGGTTGGTCGACTACATCGAAAAACACTGCCACACCCGGTTGAATCCGGACGCGCTGATTGTCGGCTTTGCCCGTCGCGCCGCGCCGTATAAACGGAGCGATCTGATCTTCCGATCTTCCGAAGTAATTGAACCGCTGTTGCGTGAGGGCAAGATCCAGCTTGTCTTTTCCGGCAAGGCCCATCCGCAGGATGGGATCGGCAAGGACATCATCCAGCAGTTGGTGCGCATGTCCAAGAAATACGGCAAAAGTGTCGTGTTTATCGAGAACTACAACATGGAGGTCGCTCGCCACATGGTGCGCGGCTGCGATGTCTGGCTGAACAACCCGCGCCGTCCCCTGGAAGCGAGTGGGACCTCGGGGATGAAGGCCGCCATGAATGGGGTCCTCAACCTCAGCGTCGTCGACGGATGGGTCGGCGAAGGGCTGCAGCACCGGGTGAGCGGATGGCTGCTAAATCCCATCCTGGAAGCCAACCTGAACGAATGGGAGCAAGACGAAAAAGACCTGCGGGAACTGTACCGTGTGCTTCTTCAAGAAGTCATCCCGACCTACTACCAGGATCGAGAACGGTGGGTGCAGATGATGCGCGCCAGCATTGACATGTCTCGTTGGCAGTTCTCGTCACACCGGATGATCCGCGAATACTACGATGTGATGTATGAGGTCACCCGTTCCGCCCAGGAGCTCGATATCCCCTCCATGCCGCTCGGTGTGTATCGTGAGCAGGAACATCGCGGGTATCCGTCGCCGTAGCAGCCAAAACCAAACCGTAATAGTGAAAAAAGCCAAAAGAGAAACGGCGACATCACCGTTTCTCTTTTGGCTTAGATGGCTTTATTCGCCCCACAGGGAAGGCTTGTATTCCCCTTATTTCACCTTAAGCGCGCGAACCAGGGCAGTCGCCGCTTCCAATCGTGTGACCGGTTGATCGATCGCGAGGGCGTTTTCTCCGCCAGGCAGCAACCCCAAGCCCCAGGCGAGCGCCACATAGCCCTTTGACTGGTCGGGAAGGGAGGCCGCGTCTTCTTGAGGAAGCTGGTAAATCGATTGCAACCGCGCCGCCGGTTCCAGCTTCAACATCCTCACCATCCACTTGGCCAACAATTCGCGATTTACCGTGTCGCCAGGTTGTATGGTTTCAGTCAACCAACCGAGAGAGCGAGCCCGATCGATGATCTCCCCATCGGTAGGCTTATCTTCACGATAGAAATCGGAACGGGTAAGGACCATCGAGCGCAGGAGCGAGACCGCCGATACGGGTTCACCGGGATGCAGGGCATCGCCGAACTCCCGAAAGGCTTTCAACTGGCCCAACTGATGAATCTCTTTGGCAAGGGGGTTGTCG
Proteins encoded:
- the glgP gene encoding alpha-glucan family phosphorylase yields the protein MNSSELRMIAKDTLFSAVGGEFRRNVPFSAGKYDLRLDDEAAKKPRVAYFCMEYGLDPQLPIYAGGLGVLAGDYLKAAYDLSLPMVGIGILWNQDYTQQYIGEDGRPYDKYPNFTFDSVKDTGVTVKVRVRGADVVCKVHKVEQYGNVPLYLLDTNFPGSEHGWMTNRLYGGGAQDRIAAEIILGIGGIRALRALDIDVDIYHMNEGHAVFCGLELIREKMRQGMSYKDARSETRKQIVFTTHTPVEAGNEVHGHDLLQHMEVYNGLTYEQAREIGGDPFNMTAASLRLSHIANGVSKLHGQTACRMWKEIRESACIISITNGVHLQTWQDEGIRDAFERKGDLWAAHQANKGRLVDYIEKHCHTRLNPDALIVGFARRAAPYKRSDLIFRSSEVIEPLLREGKIQLVFSGKAHPQDGIGKDIIQQLVRMSKKYGKSVVFIENYNMEVARHMVRGCDVWLNNPRRPLEASGTSGMKAAMNGVLNLSVVDGWVGEGLQHRVSGWLLNPILEANLNEWEQDEKDLRELYRVLLQEVIPTYYQDRERWVQMMRASIDMSRWQFSSHRMIREYYDVMYEVTRSAQELDIPSMPLGVYREQEHRGYPSP